TGACCCCGGTGCGCATGGGCGAACTGCTCACCGGCAAGCTGCTGCCCTATTTCGTGCTGGGCATGGGGGGCATGGTGCTGACCGTAATCATGGCCCTGTACCTGTTCGGGGTGCCCCTGCGCGGTTCGCTGGCGGTGCTGGCCGGGGCCTCGTCGCTGTTCCTCACCGCCGCGCTGGGCATGGGGCTGTTCATCTCGGTGCTGGCGCGCAACCAGTTCATCGCCGGTCAGGCCGCGCTGCTGGCCACCTTTCTGCCCGCGCTGTTCCTGTCGGGGTTCATCTTCGACCTGGAAAGCACGCCCGGCTTCGTGCAGGCGGTGTCGTACGTCATTGCGGCGCGCTACTTCGCCACCCTGCTGAAGACCATCTTTCTGGCGGGCGAGGTATGGGAGGTCATCGTGCCCAACGCGCTGGCCCTTGCCGCGCTGGCGTTCTTCTTTCTTACCGTGGCGAGGCTGCGGTGTCGCAAACGGCTGGACTAGGGGATACACCATGCACGACCGCACCACCGCATCCCCCCCCGCGCGCACTTCCGGCCAGCCTGACCGGTACGACCGCCACTCCGCGCAGTCCGGCCCGCTGGCCCTGCTGCACCGCCTGCTGGCGCTCATCGCCAAGGAATTCCTGACCCTGCTGAAAGACCCCAAAAGCCGCACCGTGGTCATCCTGCCGCCGCTGCTCCAGACCATCATCTTCGGCTATGCCGCCACCTTCGACCTGGTGGACGTGCCCTGCGCCATCTACGACGAGGACCGCAGCGCGGCCTCGCGCGAACTGGCCGCGCGGGTGGCCGGGTCGCCCACCTTCCGCGTGGTGGAATACCTGCACCGCGATGCGGACATGGCCCGACTGCTCGACGCCGGACAGGTACGGCTGGTGCTGCGCATCGGGCAGGGCTTCGAGCGCGCCCTGACCCTGCGCGGCGGGGTGGGGCAACCGGTCGCCGCCGATGCGGGCAGCGGCGGGGATTCTTCCGGCACCGCCGCGACCTCCACCGTCCCTGCCCCTGCCCCGTCCGTGGCCCCCTCGCAGGCAGTGGTCCAGGCCATCGCCGATGGCCGCAACTCCAATACCGCCGGGCTTGCCCTCAACTACATGGCCTCCATCGTGGACGACTATGGCGCGCGTTACGTGGCCGCCCACGGCGGGCAACCCCGGCCCTCCACGCTGCTGACGCGGGCGTGGCACAACCCCAACCTGCTCAGCCGGTGGTTTTTCGTGCCGGGCATCGTGGTCATGGTGACCATGGTGGTCACGCTGATAATCACCGCCCTGTCCGTGGCCCGCGAGCGCGAACAGGGCACCTTCGACCAGATGCTGGTCACCCCCTACCGGCCCACGGAACTGCTGATCGGCAAGGCGGCCCCCGGCTTTCTGGTGGGGCTGTTCGAGGCCTCGCTCATCGTGGCCATGGCGGTGTTCTGGTTCGGGGTGCCCCTGCGCGGCAGCCTGCTGACCCTGTACGCCGGGCTGGTGCTGTTCCTGTTCTCGGTGGTGGGCATCGGCCTGATGATCTCGTCCCTGTCCGTGACCATGCAACAGGGGCTGCTGGGCATGTTCCTGTTCACCATGCCCGCCGCCATCCTTTCCGGCTTCGCCACGCCCATCGCCAACATGGCCGAGCCGGTGCAGTGGCTGACCCTGGTGAACCCCATGCGCTACATACTCATCGTGGTGCGGGGGGTGTTTCTGGAAGGGGCGGACCTGACACTGCTGGCCCCGCAGTTGTGGCCGCTGGCGCTCATCGGCGCGGTGTGCATGGCCGCCGCCGGGTGGCTGTTCCGGCACCGCATCCAGTAGCCGGTACGCGCCGCCTTGTTCCCGTGCCCCGCCGGGGCGACATCAGACACCAAAGAAAAAAGGCCCGCCCCCCGTAGGGCGGGCCTTTGGTCGTGGACGCGACGAACGTCCGCGACGGGCCGGGAATGCAAAGGCAGGGGTCGGGGAAATGCGGTGCGCGGGCCGGGCGGCGGGCGGTCCGCCCGGCCCCGCGCGGAGGTGCAGCATCAGGTCCGCCCGGAAGGGGGACTAATTCAGGAAGGTATCCACGGAAACGTAGTCCAGGCCAAAGGCCTCGGCCACGCCCTTGAAGGTGATCTTGCCGTCGATGACGTTGGCGCCCTTGGCGATTTCGCAGCTGTCCTGCATGGCGCGCTTCCAGCCCTTGTTGGCGATGGTCAGCGCGTAGGGCAGGGTGGCGTTGGTCAGGGCCAGGGTAGAGGTCTTGGCCACCGCGCCGGGCATGTTAGCCACGCAGTAGTGCACCACGCCGTCCACCACGAAGGTGGGGTCGGTATGGGTGGTGGCCTTCGAGGTTTCGAAGCAGCCGCCCTGGTCGATGGCCACGTCCACCATCACGGCGCCCTTCTTCATGGTCTTCAGCATGTCGCGGGTGACCAGCTTGGGGGCCTTGGCGCCGGTAACCAGCACCGCGCCCACCACCACGTCGGCCTCGCGCACCAGCTTGCGCACGGTGGCCGGGGAAGACATGAGCGGGAAGCAGTTGGAGGGCATCACTTCGCTGAGGTGGCGCAGGCGGTCCAGGTTCATGTCCAGGATGTACACCTTGGCGCCCAGGCCGCAGGCCATGCGGGCCGCATGGGTGCCCACCACGCCGCCGCCGATGACCACCACGGTGCCGGGGTCCACGCCGGGCACGCCGCCCAGCAGCACGCCGTTGCCGCCCTGGGCCATTTCCAGGTACTTGGCGCCCTGCTGGATGGCCATGCGGCCAGCCACTTCGCTCATGGGGGTGAGCAGGGGCAGGCTGCCGTCGGCCTTCTGGATGGTTTCGTAGGCGATGCACACCGCGCCGCTCTTGATCAGGGCCTGGGTCTGCGGTTCGTCGGCGGCAAGGTGCAGGTAGGTGAACACGATCTGGCCGGGGCGGATCATGCCGTATTCGGACGCCTGCGGCTCCTTGACGTGCATGACCATGTCGGACTTGGCGTAAATTTCGGCCGGGGTGGCCACGATGGTGGCGCCCGCTTCCACGTAGGCTTCGTCGGCAAAGCCGCTGCCCGCACCGGCGTTCTTTTCCACCAGCAGGGTGTGCCCGGCGTGCACCATCACCTCGACCCCGGCGGGGGTCATGGCGACGCGGTTTTCTTCCTTCTTGATCTCCTTCAGGATGCCAACGATCATCTGAGCCTCCAGATACGCCGGTGGTGCGGCGCGTTGCGGTGCGTTGCGGTGCGCTGTGAAAACCCCGGACAGGGCGCGCCCGCGCGGGCGCAGCCCCACCAAAGCAAACGCCTTGCCAACTTGCCGGAAAATCGGACGAAACGCCGAAATTTCCGGGCGAGTCACAAAAACGCAAATCGGACCAGTGAGTTGCGTGTGCAAAAAGAAGAGGGGCAGGGAAGGGGAACGGCGGGGAATGGAAGCGGCACGGCCAGGCATCGCACCCAAAGTGGAAATAAATCAGACCACTGTTCAAATAAACAGCGCATAAAACCCGAAATGATGCCGCAGGGAGCGTGGAAACATTTCGGACCGCTGGTAAGTTTTCAGACCATTCTCAAACCATGCCGCCGCAGCTTGTCGAGCAGGGCGGTATGGGAAATTCCAAGCTTTCTCGCCGCCTTGCGCACACTGCCTGCGGCGGCCACGGCATCGACGATGATCCGTTTTTCAAAAACGGCAATCATGTCCTTGAGCCGCCCCTCGCCATCCCCATGATGCTCGTGGCCAGAGGCCAGCGCCGCCGCATCGGCCACGGTATCGGCCACGCCGTCGGCCAGCCGGGCCGACTCGCCGAACAGCCCGCCTTCCAGCTCGTGGGCAAACAGGATGAACCGCGCACCCACCGCATCGTCCGGGCACAGGATGGCGGCGCGTTCCACCACGTTCTTCAGTTCGCGCACGTTGCCCGGCCAGTGGTGGCCCGCAAGGCGCGCCAGCGCCCCCGGCGAAAGGGTGCGCACCGGCCCGCCCAGCCGGGCGGCCAGCCCCAGCAGAAAGTGCTCGGCCAGCACGGCGATGTCCTCGGGCCGTTCCTTCAGCGGCGGAATGTGAATGGGCAACACGTTGATGCGGTAGTACAGGTCCTGCCGGAAGCGCCCTTCCTCCACCAGCCGCTCCAGGGTGCGGTTGGTGGCGGTGATGATGCGCACGTCCACGGGCACCTCCGCCGTGCCGCCCACCCGGCGCACGCTGCCCTCCTGCATCACCCGCAACATCTTGGCCTGCGAGGCCAGCGGCATGTCGCCTATCTCGTCCAGCAGCACCGTGCCGCCGCGCGCCGTCTCGAACAGGCCGGGCTTGCCCTCGCGCCGCCCGCCGGTGAAGGCTCCGGCCTCGTAGCCGAACAGCTCGCTTTCCAGCAGCTGTTCCGGCAAGGCCGCGCAGTTCACCGGCACGAACGGCCCCTGCCGCCCGCTGGCGGTGTGGATGGCCCGCGCGAACAGCTCCTTGCCGGTGCCGCTTTCACCCCGGATGGCGATGATGGAATCGGCGGCGGCCACGCGCCGGGCAAACGAAATGGCAAAGCCGATGGCCGGGTGCTGGCCCACGATGTCGCCGAAGGTCACCTGCGCGGGCTCGGTGATGGAGCGGGCCAGCTTGCGGATTTCGCGCATGTCGCGGGCCACTTCCACCGCGCCGATGATGCGCCCTTCGCCGTCGCGGATGGGCCTGCGGGTGACAAAGAATTGCAGCCGCCCGCCGCCCGGGGTGGCCACCTCGCGCTTGGCGTCCACCAGTTCGCGCCCGGACAGGCAATCCAGGATGCCCCGGTCGGGCAGGCCCAGTGCGTCCAGCGGCAGGCCGGACAGGTCGGCGGCGGGGGTGCCGCCCGGCGAGCCCGATGTACCGGACACGCCCGGTGCCCCGGCACACCCGTAGGCCTCGCGGGCCACCTTGTTGATGGAGGTCACCCGCCCCTCGGCGTCGATGGACAGCACCCCGTCGCGCAGGTTGTCCAGCAGCACCAGAAAGCGGTTGGCGCGCTCCTCGGCGGGCAGGGTGTCCACGATGCGGAATTCCAGCAGATCGGGGATGCGGCCCAGCGTCTCGAACAGGGCGGCGCGGTCCACGTCGCGCGAGCTGTCCGCCTCCAGGTACACGAAGGCGCGGTCCATGCCGGGCGCAGGGGCGTGAGCCGGGGCAGGGACCGGAGAGGGGGCGGAAGCCGGGCCGGGGGTCAGGCCGGAAATGGCGCACGTGGAGGGGGTGGCCGCCGCACCGCCGGGGCGGCGCTCCACTTCCATGGAGACGATGGACAGCGCCTGCCCGGCCAGCAGCGAGGAAAGGTCGGACACGATGCCCACCCGGTCTCGAAAGATGCATTCCATTCGTAGTTTCATGCGTGCGTCTTCCGGTACGGGGTGGGCGTTGCGGCTTCCCTGTGGTGGATGGTGCGGCTAGTCCGCGCTCCGGGATTTGCCGGCGGAATCCATGCCGGGCACCGGCTGGTCCTTGCTGTAGGCGGTGGCCTGGCAGATGGCGATGAGCGTGCCTTCGCCGTCGGTGATGCGGATTTCGTAGGTGGCCACCCGCCGGGCGGCGCTGATCTCGCGCGCCTCGGCCGTCAGCGGCCCGCGCTTGCCGGGCGCCAGGAACGAGATGGAGGTGTTCAGGTTCACGCTGACCCTGCCCCGCGTGTTGCAGGCCACGGCAAAGGCCAGGTCGGCCACGGCAAAGATGGCCCCGCCGTGGGCCATGCCCACGCCGTTGCGGTGGTGCGCATCCAGGGGCATGACGGCGCGGGCGTAGCCGCGCGCGGCCTCGGTGATCTCGATGCCCAGGTGCTTGGCGAACATGTCGCGCTCGGCGATGAACCGGCGGACGTGTTCCATGTCGCCATCAGGAGCGGGCGCAGGAGGGGATGCGGGGGTACCGGAACCGGCGGCGGCTGCGGCATGCGGCGCGGACGGTGTGCCGGACGGGGGAGTGGACATGGCGTCTCCGCGCGGGATGCGCGCAACTGCGTGAACGGAACGGCCATGACCGGAACAGGCAGGGGCAGGCCGTACATGAGCGAATCGGACATGAGCGAATCGGGCCGATTCACGAAAGCGTGAAACGGTCGGGCACAAGGCGCACCGTAGCGGCAGGACCCCCACCTTGTCGAGGGGCAACGGAGCGGCCACAGGGGTGCAACACCGCACACCGCTTGCCTGCCGTACCGCGCAAGGCTATGCAGGACGGGCTTCCGACGGCAACGCGCCCGCGCGCCACCAGCCTGCCCCGTCGCATCCATAAATGTACAAACGCGTCTGGCAAGCACGTCTGGCGGGCACGTCTGGCGAACTAGCCTGGCAAACTCGCTGGCGGCCCCCCCCCTGCCGCATGCCCACCACAGCCGTACGCCACGCCACCCCCTGCCCTCGTGAGGGCGGGGCCTGCCCGGAGGATCCATGACCATCCATTCCCTTGCCGCCCTGGCCGTGGCCCTGTTCATCCTGGCCATCACACCCGGCCCCGGCGTGTTCGCCGTGCTGTCCGCCGCCCTGGGGCGCGGCCTGCCCACGGCGCTGGCCCTTACGGCGGGCATCATCTGCGGCGACATGGTCTTTCTGCTGCTGGCCATGGCCGGGCTGACCGTGCTGGCGGAAAGCATGGGCGAGCTGTTCCTGGTGGTGCGCCTTGGCGGCGCGGCCTACCTGATCTGGCTGGGCATCGGCCTGTGGCGCGGCGCGGCCACGGCCCGGCCCCACGCCGCGCCCGGAGAAGCGGCGTCGGAGAATCCTGCCCCCGGCGCGGGCTCCGCGTGCGACACCGCGCCTCTGGCCCCGCCAACACGATTGCGCCTGTTACGCCTGTTGCGCACCGCCTGCGGCGGCCTGGCCCTGACCCTCGGCAACCCCAAGGTCATCGTCTTCTACGTGGGTTTTCTGCCCACCTTCGTGGACATGCGCACACTGGACGCCACGGGAGCCGCGCTGGTGGCCGCCACCACGGTTGCCGTGGTGGGCTGCGTGCTGGGCGGCTACGCGGTGATGGCCGCGCGCGCCCGGCGCATGCTGTCCACCCCGCGCGCCACCCGGCTGCTGCATCGCGGCGCGGGCGCGGTAATGGTGGGCACGGGCGCGGCCATCGCCACCCGCTGACCCGGCCATCCGCGCCACCGCGCCATCCGGCATCCCGCCCGGCATTGTCACCGGGCCTTTCCCAACCCCGGCCCGTCCCCAGCGGTCTCCCGCCTTTCCGGCGCCCCCGGTTTTTACGCCGGGGGCGCTAAACCTTTGCGCCGTCACACCGAAAAGACCAGCGAACACCCTGTGCGCCCGGCCCTTCACGCGGTCATGGTTGGCGGCAGGAAACACAGGGGGCACCGGTGAACGCCGGGCGCCCGGTGGCAACAGGTGGCAGCAGGAACAGCAGGGGGCAGCGCCATGCACGCGCCGCACATTTCCGTGGTGGTGCCCAACCACAACTACGGACGCTTTCTCGACCGCTTCTTCGGCTCGCTGGCCGCGCAGACCTTTTCGCCCGACGCGGTGGAAGTGGTCTTCGTGGATGATGCCAGCAGCGACGATTCGGTCCAGCGTGCCCGCGGCTGGCAGGCCGACGGCCCGTGGGCGGCGTTTCGCGTGCTGGCCCTGCCACGCGTGGGCAGGCCCGGCCCGGTGCGCAACGCCGGGGCAAAGGCCGCGCGTGGCTCCTTCCTGCTGTTCTGCGACCCGGACGACTACCTGGCCCCGGACTTTCTGCGTCATACCCACGCTGCCCTGACGGAGCCCTGCGGGCCGGACGAGCAAACCCGCGCCCCCGGCCCCCTGCCCGGTCCGCACATCGCCTGCGTGGACTACATCGAGGAATCACCCGCCGGATCGCGGGTGGTGCGGGTGCCGGACTTTCATCCGGACCTGTTGCGCACCCAGAACCTGTTCCCCACCACGTCGCTGATGCGGCGCGAGGTGTGGCAGGCCAGCCGGGGCTTTCGCACCGCAACGACATACGAGGACTGGGACTTCTGGGTGCAGGCGGCCATGGCAGGGTTCGGCGTGGTGCGCGTGGCGCAGCCGCTGCTGCACTACGTTTTCCATGACGCCAACTACTCGCACGCGGCCCGCGCCGACGACGGCAGGGCCAAGGCGCGCATCGTGCGCGACAACCCATCCTTCTTCGAATCCGAGGTGCGGGCCTGGGCGCGCGCCCTGCTGTGCGGCGAGCCGTGGGCCGTCCCCTTCACGCGGGGGGTCATTCCCCGCGCCGCCGACATCCGCGCCCTGCGCGAACTGTTCATGGCCCGCATGGGCGCAGTGCGGGCGGGAGAGATTTTCTCCCGCGCGGGCCTGTAGCGGGCAATCCTCCTTCTTCCCTTGCCCCTTTCGTTCCGGCAAGGAATCCCACCGCCGCACGTCCACCTTCCCGACACAACGGACCAAATGAAAAGTCGGGAGGAGCGGCAGCCGTTATGTGAGCGCATACATCGCCCCGAAGGGCGCGAAGCGGGGCCGTTGGCGAGATCGCGAGTCCTACGGTCATTGTACGCAACGCGCGAACATTACGGATGCCGACAGCAACGTTGGGGGTGCGAGGGAAGGAACCCTTTGCGGCAGCCGTTAGGCGAGCGCGAAGGCCGACTCGAAAGACACAATGCGTGACCGTTCGGTCACCTCGCGAACCCACGGATATGGTGCATGACGCGCGAGTCTTACGGATGGCGACCGCAGAGCGAAAGGTTCCTTCCCCCGCGTTGTTTCCAGCGTTTCCCTTCCTACTCCAGATCGTACTTCTTCAGTTTGTTGTGCAGGGTGGCGCGGGTGATGCCCAGACGGCGCGCGGCCTCGCTCTTGTTGTCGCCGGTTTCGCGCAGGGTGGCGATGATGGCCCGGCGTTCCAGATCCTCCAGCGACAGCCCGGCATAGGGGGCCAGCCCGTCGCCGTCGGCGGTGGCGTTCCCCGCACCCGCCCCGGCGTTTGCACCGCTTCCGCTGTCTCCGCCGCTTCCGGCAGTCCCGTTCCCTCCGCCTCCGAAATGCAGCGGCAGTTCGCGCTCGGTCACGTAGTCGCCGGTGGCCAGAATCACGGCGCGCTCGATGGCGTTTTCCAGTTCGCGCACGTTGCCCGGCCAGTCGTGGCGCAGCAGCATATCCATGGCCTGCGGGGTGAACCCCTTGAGGTGCTTGCGGTTCTTTTCGGTGTACCGATCCAGGAAGAACGCGGCCAGCAGGGGCACGTCGCCCGCGCGCTCGCGCAGGGCGGGCACGTGCACGGCAATGACGTTGAGCCGGTAGTACAGGTCTTCCCTGAACCGCCCCGCCGCCGCCTCTTCGCGCAAGTCTCGGTTGGTGGCGGCAATGACCCGCACGTCCACGGTGAGCGGCGTGTCGCTGCCCACCCGCTGCACCTCGCCCTGTTGCAGGGCGCGCAGCAGTTTTGCCTGCAACGTCAGGGGCATTTCGCCTATCTCGTCCAGAAACAGGGTGCCGCCGTCGGCCTGCACGAAGCGCCCTTCGCGCCGCCGGTCGGCCCCGGTGAAGGCCCCGCGCTCGTGGCCGAACAGTTCCGATTCCAGCAGGGTTTCGGTCAGCGCGGCGCAGTTCACGGTGACCAGCGGACGGCTGCTCCGGTGACTGGCCGCGTGCAGGGCGCGGGCCACCAGTTCCTTGCCGGTGCCCGATTCGCCTGTAATGAGCACGGTGGCCTCGGACGGGGCCACCGTGGCGATCATCTCCACCAGTTCGTGCATGGGCGCGCTGCGACCGATGATGCCGTGCGGCGCGCCCGGCGCCCCCGCCCCACCCTGCGACGACAGCCGCTCGCGCAGTTCGCGGTTTTCGCTGGCCAGGCGGGTGTGATCCAGCGCCCGTTCCAAGGTGTGGCGCAGCACGTCGAAATCCAGCGGCTTGATCAGGTAGTCGTAGGCCCCGGTGCGCAGTGCCTCCACGGCGGTATCCACCGACGAGAAGGCCGTCATGATCAGCACGGGCGTGGCCGGGTTCCAGTCCAGGATGTGGTGCAGCGCCGCTATGCCGTCCATGCGGGCCATGCGCACGTCCATGAGCACGGCGTCCCAGGCGCGCTGGCGCACCTTGTCCACGGCGGAATCGCCGTCGTCGGCCTCTTCGGTGGCGTAGCCCCAGCCGCGCAACATGGTGCGCAGCATGGAGCGGTGCGCCGCGTCGTCGTCCACGATGAGGATGGTGGCGGTGCTCATGGCTTGTCATCCTTTGCGGGATTGCCGACCCGGGTTGAAGCTGCGCGCGCGCCGGATGTCGAGGACGCACCGGATGCGGAGGGCGCGGCGGGGGATGCCGCCGGGGCGGTGGCGGAAGCGGCATCATCCGCGCCGGGGCCTGCCGCGTCCTGCGCGTGCCCCTGCCCCGTCGCCTGCTCGGCGGGCAGCAGAAAGGTGATCTCCGTGCCCTGACCGAGGGCGGACCGCAGCGAAACCTCGCCGCCGTGAGCCTCCACGATCTTGTGCACGATGGCGAGGCCGAGGCCCGTGCCCTGACTTTTGGTGGTGAAATAGGGGTCGAAGATGGTGGCCAGATGCTCCGGCGCGATGCCGGTGCCCGTGTCGCGCACCGCAACCGCAATGCGGTTGCCCGGCGCGGCGGCAAGGCGCACGGACAGCTCCCCGCCGCTCGGCATGGCCTCCAGCGCGTTCAGGAACACATTGAGCAGCGCCTGCGAGAAGCGGTCCGGGTCCAGAAGCGCGCGGGGCAGGCTGCCGACCGCGCCGTCCTGCGCACCGGCCAGTGCATTGTCCGGGACACCTTCCGGGGCGCCGTCGGGCTCCACCCGCACGGTCACGCCCCGGTGGGCGGCGTCCTGCCGCACCAGCCGCAGCACGTGGTGCACCAGGAATCCGGCGTCCACCGGGCGGGGGGCGATGTCCGAGGGCCGGGCCAGCCCGATGAGGTCGGAGATGACCCGGTTCAGCCGTTCCACCTCCTGCACCATCACCCGCGCCGCCTCGCGGTCTTCGCTGCCCTCGTCGAAGCGGCTGCCGAAATAGGTGGCGTAGCCCTTGATGGAGCTGAGCGGGTTGCGCAGCTCGTGGGCCACCCCGGCGGCCAGGCTGCCGATGGCGGCCAGCTTTTCACGGCGGCGCACCTCGTCTTGCAGGCGGCGCACCTCGCGCAGGTCGCGCAGGATCAGGATGGCCCCGGCATCGGCGGCATCCCCGGCGGCAATGCGCACCCCGCGCACGCTCATGGGCACGGGCGGGCCGCCCACCACGGGGCAGTCCAGGGTCACCTCCGCCCCCAGGGACGGGGCGGCATCGGCGTCCCCGCCGTCCGGCGCACCGCCGGTCAACCGCCCGGCCAGCTCCGCCAGCGGGGCGGGCAGCACCGCTTCCGGCGCGGCCCCGGCGGGCACCGCACCGCCCAGACGCAACAGGTCGCGCGCCGCCGCGTTGCAGGTGGCCACGCGGCCCGCGCCGTCCAGCACCACCAGCCCGTCGGGCAGGCTGGTGACCACGTGCAGGGCGAAGGACTGGGCCTGCCGCACCAGCCGCCGCGAGGCGCGGGCATGGCGCGACCACAGCAGCGAAAGCACACCGGCCCCGCCCAGCAGGGCCAGAATGGACAGCATGACCAGGGTATGCTGGCGGTCGGACGCGCGGGCCGCATCGAAGGGGGCCGTGTCCAGCGCCACGATGATGACCGGGGGCGGGGCGTCGCGCTCGGCCAGCGTGTCGGCCTCCATCTCGCGGCGCAGCCAGCCGGGCATGGACCCCATGCCGGATTCCGGGCTGCGCATGCCGTGGCCCATCATGTGGCCGCCCATGCCCATATGGCGCGCCGTGGGCCGCAAGGGAATGAAGGTGCGGTACACCAGAAAGGCGCGCTGGCCGCCCGCCTCCATCAGCCGCCAGCCTACCTCGTCGCGGGGTTGCTGGCGCACGTCCCCCCCATCGCGCCCATCGCGCCCGTCGCGCCCGTCGCGCCCCAAAGGAGCGGGCGGCGGGGGCACGGCCAGGGCCTCCATGGTGGCCGGGTCGGCCAGGGAGCGGCCAACCCACTGCGGGTCGCTGTGGGCCAGCACCACGCCCTGCCTGTCGGTGACGGCGATGAACTGGATGTCCGGCTGGTCGGCCATTTCCTCCAGCAATATCTGCAAGCGCAGCTCGCCCCCGGTGCGCCCGCGCAGGCCGGTGCGCGCACCGGCCTCGAAGGCCCGGATCAGCGAAGCGCCCTTTTCGGACAGGATGCGGCGCATGGATTCCTGCTCGCCATCATGGTTCAGCACGGTAAGCACGGCCAGCACCAGGGCCAGGGCAACCGTGGCCCCGATGATCAGCCACGGCGAGGGCAGGCTTTCACCCCCGCCCCGACGGCCGCCGCGCCCGCCACGCCCGAACAGGCCAGATTGGCCCTCGCGTGCGGCAGGCGGGGCCGCGTCCGTGCTGTCCGTCCTGATCGTATTGCTTGCGTTGTCCTTCGGCATGGAAAGTTTCCTTGCGGTGCGCGGTACCCGCCGGGGGCGGGGTGTTCGAATCCGCGACACCTGTTCGATTTTCATACGCCATCCCGAGGGTAGCGTATAGTTTTTATACATCTGATCGGTTTTCGTGCAGGCCTTGCGGGGGCCTTCCGGGTGCGGAAAATGAAATTTCAACCTTCAATCACGGCATGTTACACGCATATTCCGCGCCTTGGCACGCCGGTTGCTTTTACCGGGGCAAGCAACAAGCGCACCAGCCCCGCACCACAGTACATGGCCACGCCATCCACGGCGGATGCAGCGAAGACGCCAGGCGGGGCGGCAACGAATCAACACAGGAGCACACATCATGAAGACCAAGCATCTCGTCCTCGGCACCGTCGCCCTCGCGGGCCTGCTCGCCATCACCGGCATCACCGACAGCGCCTTT
Above is a window of Nitratidesulfovibrio sp. SRB-5 DNA encoding:
- a CDS encoding ATP-binding protein, with protein sequence MPKDNASNTIRTDSTDAAPPAAREGQSGLFGRGGRGGRRGGGESLPSPWLIIGATVALALVLAVLTVLNHDGEQESMRRILSEKGASLIRAFEAGARTGLRGRTGGELRLQILLEEMADQPDIQFIAVTDRQGVVLAHSDPQWVGRSLADPATMEALAVPPPPAPLGRDGRDGRDGRDGGDVRQQPRDEVGWRLMEAGGQRAFLVYRTFIPLRPTARHMGMGGHMMGHGMRSPESGMGSMPGWLRREMEADTLAERDAPPPVIIVALDTAPFDAARASDRQHTLVMLSILALLGGAGVLSLLWSRHARASRRLVRQAQSFALHVVTSLPDGLVVLDGAGRVATCNAAARDLLRLGGAVPAGAAPEAVLPAPLAELAGRLTGGAPDGGDADAAPSLGAEVTLDCPVVGGPPVPMSVRGVRIAAGDAADAGAILILRDLREVRRLQDEVRRREKLAAIGSLAAGVAHELRNPLSSIKGYATYFGSRFDEGSEDREAARVMVQEVERLNRVISDLIGLARPSDIAPRPVDAGFLVHHVLRLVRQDAAHRGVTVRVEPDGAPEGVPDNALAGAQDGAVGSLPRALLDPDRFSQALLNVFLNALEAMPSGGELSVRLAAAPGNRIAVAVRDTGTGIAPEHLATIFDPYFTTKSQGTGLGLAIVHKIVEAHGGEVSLRSALGQGTEITFLLPAEQATGQGHAQDAAGPGADDAASATAPAASPAAPSASGASSTSGARAASTRVGNPAKDDKP